Within Syntrophorhabdaceae bacterium, the genomic segment AAGCCGGGGGAATACACTGTGTACACAGAGCAAGGGCCGTTATGGTCCTATCCCCAGCGTGCGGAAAGACGCTTTCAGCGGATTAGCTGAAGTATGCCGTGGTCTTCGGAGAGCCGGATACATAGGGAAACGTGTACGTCCGGTTCGGTGAGAGGCTGCGGGAAACCGACGGCTGAGAGGCTGCACGGCGCCCGTAGTCTACTCTACTGGGCACCCCCTTGGCCATGACTAAATTCCCCCTTTGCAGGTGTAACAAATTAGAGCCTACAGCTCGAAATCTCAGATCGACGAACACCATTACTCACATGAAATGAGGTATTACTCCCGATTTAACAGATCAGCGAAAGACTAGTCTCCCATGATCTGCTCTTAAGCATTCCATAATAGTTAGTGCCTTGGGCAAAAAATAATACTCCAGGGCTGACCAGTTCTTCGCATCCAAATACCCCAAACTAGTTCTGGCGGTACCCTTCATCGCAAACCGCCCGCCATCCGTAACGCACCGGCTGTCATGCGGCTCTGCATTCCGGCCAATCGATTGTTCTCCTTTAGCTTCCTTTTTTCCCCGGCCCTCTTTGAGGGAAAAAAAGTTTTTTTGAGGGTGGATTAACCCGAAAGAAGGGCAACAAATGTTGGTAAAGGCAAGAAAGCAGACAATCACGAACCCGCAGGCTGTGCACGAGATTTTGTCAAGTGTTCTGAGCGCTGAGAATGAGGTCGATCGAATGAAAGAGCACTTCTGGGTAATCGGGCTTAACACGCGTTGCGTCATACAGTACATCGACCTTGCGAGCCTGGGCACGTTGAATTCTTCACTTGTCCATCCGCGCGAAGTTTTTCGCTTCGCCATCTTTAAAGCTGTATCCTCCATCATCCTCAGTCATAACCATCCATCCGGCGACCCTGAGCCTTCCGAAGATGATTTGTCCCTTACAAAACGTATTGCCGACGCCGGAAAGATACTGGGTATTGAAGCCCTGGACCATATTA encodes:
- a CDS encoding JAB domain-containing protein, with amino-acid sequence MLVKARKQTITNPQAVHEILSSVLSAENEVDRMKEHFWVIGLNTRCVIQYIDLASLGTLNSSLVHPREVFRFAIFKAVSSIILSHNHPSGDPEPSEDDLSLTKRIADAGKILGIEALDHIIIGDHANYCSFKERGLL